CGGAGGGTCCCTATGCCACTTGACTAAACTATGAAGTGCAAAAAGCATTAACTCTTCCTTTAAATTCTCGCCAACGATAAGTGTGCCTATCCTCTTAAACGGAATGTCAAGTTCGACTGCAACTTTATCGAACATTGCATTGCCCTTATAATTCATCTCCCACCTTAACGTGCCGCGCTTTGTTAAAAATGCAGGATGAATCATACCATTGTTATGTGCGGTTTGGTCAACACCAATATCGCTGTGCCTCTCCAGTACGGCTATACTCAAATTAAATTTGGATAATTCTCGTGCAATTGCTGCACCTATCACTCCTGCTCCAACAATTACTACATCAAACTCTATTCCATTAAGTTTGTCTGAAACTTTTTCAGAAAATATAATTTTCTTTTCCAGTGGGTAATGTAAATTCGAAACAACTCCTCTAAATTGATTAAAAGAAGCAGCAATAAACCCAGCTTTAAGTGATTTATCGTATGAAGAAACATTGCCATTTAGATAAACAGCATTATCAATAATTCTTACTTCTACTTTTTCTTTATTCTCTTTGAAAATTCTGTAGTTGATTTCTTTAGAAAGTTTATTATTCAAGTGCATCTCCTATAATTTCTACGATATCCTTCATTTGAAGAGACTTTAATACATCTTTACAGGTAGGACAAGCAGAAACATACTCTGGTGCTTTTGTTGCTTTAAGCTCATTTTCTCTCATACTGCTTATTGCATCACGCGTATTTCCATCGCCGACTTTTGTTTTTCCACCACAACAATGTGCATCCTTTTCAGTATAAGCTGGTTCAAGTAAAGAGTATCCGATATTTTTTAAAATTGCTCTCGGCGTTTCTAATATATCAAGGTCTTTTGCAAGAATACATGGATCATGATATGTAATGGATTTATTTTCAACTTTTTTAAGCGATAGCTTGCCGTCATCAATAAGCTCTTTGGTAAACGTTAAAACATGCACAATGTCAACACCTATATCTACTCCAACTTCTGCATAATGTTTTTTCATTATTTTAATACATGTCGGACAGTTTGTTATGATCCGTTTAACTCCTTTTTCTTTAATGAGTTTTTCCATTTGCTCTGCTTTTTCCTTAAATCCATCCATATCTCCCGCAAAAAAGAGTGGCGCACCGCAACAAATATCGCCACCACCAAACTCCTTTACATCTACGTGCGCTTGATTTAGAATTTTCTCAGTTGCAGAAAGAATATTCTTATCCTTAAAAGTATTACAGGAGACAAAAAACCCTATCTCTCCTTCCCCCTTATCGATCGTTTCCCTTTCACCGCTTGGATTGCCAAACCTGTTAAAATTCTCAAGCACCTCCCCTACAAGAGAAGGCACGAAACCTTTTTCAAATGCAATGTTACGCTCATTTGCAATGAAATCTCTTATGTCAAAGTCGACATATTGGCAATTTACAACACAACTTCCACAAAGAGCACACTGGAATATAGTATCAAAAAATCCATCTTTGTCCTCAAGTAAATCTTTCTTGCTGTAAAGTATAAGGCGCGCCTTTTTCTGTGGAGTAAATGCTTCATTACCTGTTGCAAGGTAAACAGGGCAACTAAATTTGCACATATTTGGACACATTGAACACTCTATTAATCTATTTAACTGCTTCTTCATCTTTTCCCTCCACAAGTTTTCCAGGATTAAAAATATGATTTTTATCTACTGCATTTATCACATCTTTCATTAATTTTTCGCCTGCAATTCCAAGCTCCTTTTGCATAAATGGCTTCCGCAAAAAGCCTATTCCGTGATGATGGCTTATAGAGCCATTATGGCGTAGAGTCGTTTCCATCGCGGCTGTCCACGTATCCTCATAATATTTTAACTGGTCTTTTGGAAACCCTGCAAATGTAATATACAAACAAGCTGATTCAGGATAAAAGTGCGAATAATGTCCAGAAACGGACACTGCTCCTTTTACGTTTGACATAGACACAATGATATCATTATAGAGTGCGGGAGCATCCGTAAATAAAGACACTACTTCAATTGTATCCACAATCCCTCCGTTTCGTAATATTGTGGGGCCCAGATGCACATCAAACCGTTTACTAAGCCATATGTCAACTGGTTTTGCGCCGATAGAAATACCATTATACTCTTCTGCCTTTTTTTTAATTACTCTATCTTCCAGGAATACAAAATCCTCATCCCCTTCGGAAATAAAAATTACTGCGACTTTGCCCGCAAGTTTTTCCATTCCCTCAAAACTTATTTTATTCTTTGATTCATTTAATATGCTTAAAACTTTTGGAGAAACTTTTCCTTTTAGAATTTTGCTTGCAATACCAAAAGCTTGTCGATATGTGTCGCGCTTAGACACAACGCCAAAGTAACGTTCAGTTTCGTCCTTATCAAAAATCCTTACCACAGCAGGCTTTGCATCTGTCTGAACAACTTCTCTTACCATATCAAGTGCTGTTTCAACAGAATCAAATGCAAAACTGTTTTTAACAACTTTCTCTGGTGTTTTATGCACAGAAAGATATACCTCCGTAATAATCCCTATTGTACCTTCAGAACCAAGAAAAATATGTTTTAGAGAAGGTCCTGTAGATTTTCTTGATACTGGCTTTATGCGAAGAATCTCCCCGTCAGGCAATACTGCTGTAAGTCCCAGCAACATATCTTCAATCTTTCCGTATTTTGTAGAAAACTGCCCAGCAGCACGCGTTGAGACCCAACCTCCAACAGTAGAACAAGGAATGGATTGTGGAATGTTCCCCAATGAATAACCCTTATAATTCAATTCTTTCTCTAAATTTGTACCGATGATTCCAGATTCAAATACAGCAACCTGTGAAACTTCGTCAAGAGAAATAAATTTATTCATCCGCTGCGTGTTTAATATAATACTTCCATTAAACGGAATTGCCGCACCAAGTACACCTGAACCTCCACCAAATGGAGTAATCTGCACGTGATATTTATTTGCAAGTCTTACAACTTTTTGAACCTCTTCTGTATTTTTCGGGGAAACCACAGCGGATGGAATGACAGGAATTTCACCAAACTGAGTTTTATAAACACCGTAAAGCCAATAATCCACGCTGTATGAGATAAGGTCTCTTTCTTTTTCTGAGACATATTTTTCACCTACAATACGCTTCACTTCTTCAATAAATTCATAAGGAATGTCTTTACCTTTTGATAAAAAACTCTTTACATTCAAATCCTCACCTCACTTTTAAATGAATATAAATCAGCCCTTGCACTAAAAATAAGGTAATAAATTGGTTTATTGTAGTTAAACCATGTACGGTTAATACTGAGCATTGGTGTTTCTTTTTTTAGCAAAAGAAGCTTCATCTCTTCTTTTGTGGAGATTCTCGAAGAAATTCCTTGATTAATCCGTGTCACCGGAATCTTACATTTATGCACAATAATCTGGTAATAAGAACCTTTAAAATTATATTTGTTTAAACAATCAAACAAATCAACTGGAAAATAAGAATCTTCGATTGCAAAAGATTGTTCATCAGTAAAACGTATTCTTCTTGTGTATAGAACCTTTTCTGCTTTCAGTGTTTCTATCGCTACCTTTGGCGGGTGGTTTAGAATCTTTTTGTTGATAAGTTTGTCTCCTGGTCTTACTCCTCTTGCTTCAAGCTCTACAGTAAAGCTCGCCATAGGCTCTATTGGATCCATGGGATATTTCCGTACAACAAATGCTCCCACTCCTTGCTTTTTATGTATATATCCAAGCCGTTCAAGTTCTATCACTGCTCTTCTTGCCGTTTCTCTACCAACTTTAAATTCATTTCTTAGATTTCGTTCGGAAGGAAGAAGAGTGTCTAAATTGTATTTTCCTTCTTCTATTCTTCTCACAAGCTCGTTTCGCAACTTAATATAAAGTGGTATTCCATCTTTCATTTTTTTCTCCCCTATACGGATATCCGTATAAGTTATAATATAAAAAAGGAATATTGCAAATTGATAATAATTTTGTAGGAAACAAAAAGAGCTGAATGCTTTACATTCAGCCCTAATCTATCTTTAATCTGACTACTATATATTATTCTCTTCTGTACGGTTTGAGAAGTGCAGAAGGATATGATGCGTTCCTTGCTGTAAAGATAAGCACTACAATTGTAAGGATATATGGCATCATTAAGAAGTACTGGAAAGGAATATTTATGGCAGTTCCCTGTAATCTCAATCCCAGCGCATCGACGCCACCAAATAGAAGTGCTCCCCAAAATATTCTTGAAGGGATCCAGTTAGCAAAGATAACTAATGCTATAGCAACCCATCCTCTTCCCGCAACAATATCAAATATAAACATATTAAATTGTGCAAGAGTAAAGAATGCACCACTCATACCCATCAACGACCCTCCTACCATAAGAGCAATATAACGCATTTTATATACATCTACTCCAACTGCATCTGCAGCTTCTGGATTCTCGCCCACGGATCGCAAAGACAAACCAAATGAAGTTTTAAAGAAAATATATCCGGACACAATAACAAGTATAACGGCAATATACGTTAAAGCATACTGGTTAAATAAGATAGGACCTAAAAATGGTATTTTCCATAACCCAGGGATTTTCAAAGTATCAAATGCTGTGATAGTTGGAGGAATTGTTGGAGAACCAATTATTGCCCTGTACACATAATAAGCAAGACCGCTTGCAAAAATTGTAATACCTAACCCAGAAACATGCTGGTTCAACCCTAATGTTACGGTAAGGAACGCCATAAGCAATCCAAATAAAAGCCCAGAAAGTGTTGCAGCGAATACACCAAGCCATAAACTGTGGGTAAAATAAGTAGTAACAAAACCTGCTAATGCACCGAATATCATGATACCTTCAATTCCAAGATTAAGGATCCCGGAACGCTCAGAAAAAGCTTCTCCTAGCGTTGCAAGTATTAAAGGGGTTGCCATTCTTATCGTAGATGCAAAAAATCCTACCAGAAACGATGATGTAAAGAAATTGTTCATTTTCCCCTCCTGATACTTA
The Caldisericota bacterium DNA segment above includes these coding regions:
- a CDS encoding GntR family transcriptional regulator; its protein translation is MKDGIPLYIKLRNELVRRIEEGKYNLDTLLPSERNLRNEFKVGRETARRAVIELERLGYIHKKQGVGAFVVRKYPMDPIEPMASFTVELEARGVRPGDKLINKKILNHPPKVAIETLKAEKVLYTRRIRFTDEQSFAIEDSYFPVDLFDCLNKYNFKGSYYQIIVHKCKIPVTRINQGISSRISTKEEMKLLLLKKETPMLSINRTWFNYNKPIYYLIFSARADLYSFKSEVRI
- a CDS encoding ABC transporter permease, which translates into the protein MNNFFTSSFLVGFFASTIRMATPLILATLGEAFSERSGILNLGIEGIMIFGALAGFVTTYFTHSLWLGVFAATLSGLLFGLLMAFLTVTLGLNQHVSGLGITIFASGLAYYVYRAIIGSPTIPPTITAFDTLKIPGLWKIPFLGPILFNQYALTYIAVILVIVSGYIFFKTSFGLSLRSVGENPEAADAVGVDVYKMRYIALMVGGSLMGMSGAFFTLAQFNMFIFDIVAGRGWVAIALVIFANWIPSRIFWGALLFGGVDALGLRLQGTAINIPFQYFLMMPYILTIVVLIFTARNASYPSALLKPYRRE
- a CDS encoding (Fe-S)-binding protein; translation: MKKQLNRLIECSMCPNMCKFSCPVYLATGNEAFTPQKKARLILYSKKDLLEDKDGFFDTIFQCALCGSCVVNCQYVDFDIRDFIANERNIAFEKGFVPSLVGEVLENFNRFGNPSGERETIDKGEGEIGFFVSCNTFKDKNILSATEKILNQAHVDVKEFGGGDICCGAPLFFAGDMDGFKEKAEQMEKLIKEKGVKRIITNCPTCIKIMKKHYAEVGVDIGVDIVHVLTFTKELIDDGKLSLKKVENKSITYHDPCILAKDLDILETPRAILKNIGYSLLEPAYTEKDAHCCGGKTKVGDGNTRDAISSMRENELKATKAPEYVSACPTCKDVLKSLQMKDIVEIIGDALE
- a CDS encoding FAD-binding oxidoreductase — translated: MNVKSFLSKGKDIPYEFIEEVKRIVGEKYVSEKERDLISYSVDYWLYGVYKTQFGEIPVIPSAVVSPKNTEEVQKVVRLANKYHVQITPFGGGSGVLGAAIPFNGSIILNTQRMNKFISLDEVSQVAVFESGIIGTNLEKELNYKGYSLGNIPQSIPCSTVGGWVSTRAAGQFSTKYGKIEDMLLGLTAVLPDGEILRIKPVSRKSTGPSLKHIFLGSEGTIGIITEVYLSVHKTPEKVVKNSFAFDSVETALDMVREVVQTDAKPAVVRIFDKDETERYFGVVSKRDTYRQAFGIASKILKGKVSPKVLSILNESKNKISFEGMEKLAGKVAVIFISEGDEDFVFLEDRVIKKKAEEYNGISIGAKPVDIWLSKRFDVHLGPTILRNGGIVDTIEVVSLFTDAPALYNDIIVSMSNVKGAVSVSGHYSHFYPESACLYITFAGFPKDQLKYYEDTWTAAMETTLRHNGSISHHHGIGFLRKPFMQKELGIAGEKLMKDVINAVDKNHIFNPGKLVEGKDEEAVK